The following is a genomic window from Pyricularia oryzae 70-15 chromosome 5, whole genome shotgun sequence.
CTTTCTTCTGCCCATGCAGGCTGCTGGAAGGATGTATGGCCACGACGTGTTTGCCCTGCGACGTCACGTAGCTGAGGTCCGGTGCGAGCATGGCCGTGCTCGTGCAGAATCCCTTCATGAAGCACTTGGTGATTGTCTCTGCGGCCTCGGGCGACAGCGGCACGAACGGCTGTGGATCGGGCGGCGGCTTCTCGGTGAGCATGCCCTCGGACACGCACAGGGACCGCAGCTGCCGCCTGATGTTGAGAGCCTGGCGCATCGTGCGCAGGTTGATCTTGCGCTTCTTGCACCACTCGGTCCGGTCGCTGTTTTCTGCCGTGTACATCTGCATCGTCGTGAGATACACCATGAGGTCACCTTCACGGCGTCGGAGCTCCCGTCTGTACTCCTCTACCTCCTCGCGCGCCTCCTCGGATTGTAGCTGGTGGAATATATCGTCTCCACCGCTGATGCATGATATGATATCAATGACCTCCAAGAGACAGTCGTACGCTGGACTGGCAGCGGCCAAAAGCACGCGCCCAAGAGGCGCCGCAACGGGCAGCCGTGCCATCTTCTTGCCCAGTTCAGTAATAGCCCCCTCGTCGTCAATGGCGCCAAGGATGTTGAGTTGCACCATGGCTTTCTCCATGCGGGAGATCTTGGGGGTGTCCATCAATGGGAATGTAAGGAGATCATCCACACCACGTGCCATCATGATGAGCGCGGCCTCACGCACATTGTTTCTTAGGATCTCTGGCAGATCTGCGTCCCGCATTTCCTTGTACACATCCTCCGTGTAAAGTCTGTAACACTTTCCTGGCGCCTCACGACCTGCACGACCAGCTCTCTGGATCGCAGACGATTTGGAAATGGCATCCACGAGGAGCGACTCGAGCCCGAGGCTTGCTCTGTACTGTTTCATCTTTGATTTGCCAGTATCTATGACATAGCGCACGCCGGGGACGGTAACTGATGTCTCGGCAATGTTTGTGGCCAGCACAACTTTTCTTACACGCCCCTTGAGGGGCCTGAATGCGGTGTGCTGTGCCTCCATCGACAGCTGACCGAACAGCGGGAGGGCCTTGATTTTGGGCACATCCGACGCCAGCGTCGCGGCATACTCTTCAATGAGTCTCTGGATTTCTTCTATAGGCTCTTGGCCGTAAAGGAAGACGAGAATGTCTCCAGGTAGGGGCTCGCCACAGTGTATTTTGAAAACAGTCTTCACAACTTCATCTGCCAGTACTGGCACTGGTTTTGGCGAATGTATGATCTCGACAGGGAACTGTCGGCCTTCGATCTTGAGGGTTTGTTCCGCTTTTCCGTCCGActcggccttggccttgcgGTCATCCTGGGGGATCGAGAAGAAATTCTCCA
Proteins encoded in this region:
- a CDS encoding pre-mRNA-splicing factor ATP-dependent RNA helicase PRP2, with the translated sequence MDSHISKKRKKDKSGPAIRLPGNKTISLDGFLNGVPKPKQAETKEAPGTEKEVKHDDEEPASKKKDAVPGKNAQKDDSKDSLLSVPSRKKSATGRGASSKPIQAKGDPSLLPLRKALPIWQHQGAIREHLRKNDVLILVGETGSGKSTQVPQFLADEEWCRPRQVIMTLPNGRKEQRKVGGMIAVTQPRRVAATTLAHRVAREAGTPLQPSGTSGAKPGAAEGLVGYSVRFDHNVPKGTKIKFLTEGMLLQELLHDPSLRQYSAVVVDEVHERGIDVDLLCGFLKQMLLSPDKPGRGGLPLKVVAMSATANIETLENFFSIPQDDRKAKAESDGKAEQTLKIEGRQFPVEIIHSPKPVPVLADEVVKTVFKIHCGEPLPGDILVFLYGQEPIEEIQRLIEEYAATLASDVPKIKALPLFGQLSMEAQHTAFRPLKGRVRKVVLATNIAETSVTVPGVRYVIDTGKSKMKQYRASLGLESLLVDAISKSSAIQRAGRAGREAPGKCYRLYTEDVYKEMRDADLPEILRNNVREAALIMMARGVDDLLTFPLMDTPKISRMEKAMVQLNILGAIDDEGAITELGKKMARLPVAAPLGRVLLAAASPAYDCLLEVIDIISCISGGDDIFHQLQSEEAREEVEEYRRELRRREGDLMVYLTTMQMYTAENSDRTEWCKKRKINLRTMRQALNIRRQLRSLCVSEGMLTEKPPPDPQPFVPLSPEAAETITKCFMKGFCTSTAMLAPDLSYVTSQGKHVVAIHPSSSLHGQKKEAIMFLEHVFTQKSYAKKVAVIQSVWIPEVLEGKW